In Geopsychrobacter electrodiphilus DSM 16401, a single window of DNA contains:
- a CDS encoding PAS domain S-box protein, translated as MNQMSNNHEDSRLAEILAIIRKLAAGDLTARGTLAGDGSALDDVMAGINNLGESLKTEGSNLPLAKGLAERKAAEQELHSANEQHSVLLDSLPIAVYRCRADGDYAVQYMSQNVASFTGYTAGDFLAQSDLWFSHIHPDDLQRVSGEIELLLEKGRHTYEYRWRKADGNYLWIRDSLRLVRLEDDTPNYLVGMWQDITEDILAAEALRKANDDLSLFRKLLDSSSDAIEVIDPTTLRFLDVNETACRALGYSREELLALSVHDIDPNSGTDSFQKIEEQMRESGEARFETRHRRKDGSTFPVEVNMGAVTLDKLYGLGIVRDISERKQADQALEEAELRLKAIFDAALDGILVVDAQSQAVIMGNKAICDMLGYELEEFMRLNVADLSPVAARPEVQRQFARQAKGEILVAPELPVQRKDGSVFYADVSGGPLILLGGRSVMVGVVHDVTESKRAEEALRYKNTVLSILQRISPSAILMVNENARIVSYNQNFIQMWNLSEEMVRAGIDEPVLRKVCEQVENPDKFLARIKYLYEHKKETSHDELMLLDGRIIDRHSSPIVDDDGRYYGRVWDFRDITDLKRATEKVHQLNEELELKVQARTHQLLEAKEELEQHRAHLEREVARRTSSLTEAQRIAHLGNWEWDIVNDMLIWSDEIYRIFGLEPQQFDANYEAFLNAVHPQDRQLMDDSLREALARQHTYSIEHRILLPDGTLRHVHEQAEIIRGKDEQPISMLGTVHDITERKQAEQTLRDSESRYRNLIETTLDWVWEVDENAVYTYVSPRAFAIIGYQPEELIGKTPFDLMAPEEAKRVASLFAPLVASQQAIINLENTYIHKDGHLVVLETSGVPVMDAEGKLCGYRGLDRDITERKQAEQALRDSENRYRNIVETTRDWVWEVDENLTYTYVSPRGYAITGYQPAELIGKTPFDLMAPEEAKRVASLFAPLSAAQQAMINLENTRLHKDGHPIVFESSGVPVIDDEGKLCGYRGIDRDITERKLAQAELLESELAYRTLSQNLPGMVYRVFVREKGRMQFYNAMPAQMTGYAADELTTGTVCSIEPLILDEDRPGVGAEVKRAIAEKSAFVVEYRLKHKDGGIRWMSENGMPVYGPDGAPFYIDGVIFDITEQKQVEEQIRKLNEELEDRVRERTQQLLDAQEELVRKEKLALLGQVAGSVGHELRNPLGVMNNAIYFLQTVLMDADETTREYLEIIKTEIADADRIVSDLLDSVRTKPPHSAAISIQELINQTLRTLTLPATITVALDIPEALPPVRVDARQVQQVFRNLISNGMESISEEGVLTVEALENRQEGTVSVRVSDTGCGMPPEVLANVFQPLFTTKARGIGLGLVVVKNLVQANGGTIEVQSEAGLGSTFTIVLPVVYPEEMQYD; from the coding sequence ATGAATCAGATGTCCAATAATCATGAAGACTCGAGGTTGGCGGAGATACTCGCGATAATCCGCAAGCTCGCCGCGGGGGACTTGACGGCCAGGGGGACCCTTGCCGGGGATGGCAGTGCCCTGGATGACGTCATGGCCGGCATCAATAACCTTGGAGAATCATTAAAGACCGAGGGGTCAAACCTGCCGTTGGCAAAGGGACTCGCTGAACGAAAGGCTGCCGAGCAGGAACTCCACTCCGCCAACGAACAACATTCAGTCCTTTTGGATTCGTTACCGATCGCGGTTTACCGTTGCCGTGCGGATGGCGACTACGCGGTCCAGTATATGTCCCAGAACGTCGCCTCTTTCACCGGCTACACCGCCGGCGATTTTCTAGCCCAAAGTGATTTATGGTTCTCACACATCCATCCCGACGACCTCCAGAGGGTCTCGGGCGAGATTGAATTGCTTTTGGAAAAAGGTCGGCATACCTACGAATACCGCTGGCGGAAAGCCGACGGCAATTACCTGTGGATCCGGGATTCCCTGCGACTGGTGAGGCTTGAGGACGATACGCCGAATTATCTGGTGGGGATGTGGCAGGATATCACCGAGGACATACTGGCGGCAGAGGCGCTGCGCAAGGCGAATGACGACCTCAGCCTGTTTCGCAAATTGCTCGACAGCTCCAGCGACGCCATCGAAGTGATCGACCCGACGACCCTGCGATTTCTCGATGTGAACGAGACCGCCTGCCGCGCCCTGGGCTACAGCCGGGAAGAGCTGCTGGCCCTGAGCGTTCACGATATCGATCCCAATTCCGGTACGGATAGCTTCCAGAAGATCGAGGAGCAGATGCGGGAATCGGGAGAAGCGCGGTTTGAAACCCGCCACCGGCGCAAGGATGGCTCCACCTTCCCGGTGGAGGTCAACATGGGAGCTGTCACCCTTGACAAACTTTATGGCCTGGGCATTGTGCGCGACATTAGCGAGCGCAAGCAGGCGGACCAAGCCCTGGAAGAGGCTGAGCTCAGGCTCAAGGCCATATTCGATGCCGCCCTGGACGGAATCCTGGTGGTGGACGCTCAATCACAGGCGGTCATCATGGGGAACAAGGCGATCTGCGACATGCTGGGCTACGAGCTGGAGGAGTTTATGCGCTTGAATGTCGCAGACCTCTCCCCGGTCGCAGCGCGTCCCGAAGTGCAACGGCAGTTTGCACGCCAGGCAAAAGGCGAGATCCTGGTGGCGCCGGAACTTCCGGTACAACGTAAGGACGGATCGGTCTTTTATGCCGATGTCAGTGGGGGGCCCCTCATACTTCTTGGAGGAAGATCTGTAATGGTCGGCGTCGTTCATGACGTCACCGAGAGCAAACGGGCCGAGGAGGCGCTGCGCTACAAAAATACCGTCCTCTCCATCCTGCAACGGATCTCGCCGAGCGCAATCCTGATGGTCAATGAAAACGCCAGGATTGTCTCCTACAATCAAAATTTCATCCAGATGTGGAATCTTTCCGAGGAGATGGTCAGGGCCGGGATCGATGAGCCGGTACTTCGAAAAGTCTGCGAGCAGGTTGAAAACCCGGATAAATTTCTCGCCAGAATTAAATACCTTTATGAACATAAAAAAGAAACCAGCCACGACGAGCTGATGTTGCTTGACGGCAGGATCATTGACCGGCATTCCTCACCTATAGTCGACGATGATGGCAGGTACTATGGCAGGGTCTGGGATTTTCGCGATATCACGGATCTGAAGCGCGCCACGGAAAAAGTTCACCAGTTGAACGAAGAACTTGAGCTGAAGGTCCAGGCGCGTACGCATCAACTATTGGAGGCCAAGGAAGAGCTGGAACAGCATCGCGCACACCTGGAACGGGAGGTGGCTCGGCGAACTTCCAGCCTTACGGAAGCACAGCGCATAGCCCATCTCGGCAACTGGGAATGGGATATCGTCAATGACATGCTGATTTGGTCAGATGAAATCTACCGTATCTTCGGCCTCGAGCCACAGCAGTTCGACGCGAACTACGAGGCTTTCCTGAACGCGGTGCATCCGCAAGACCGTCAGTTGATGGACGACAGCCTGCGCGAGGCTTTGGCGCGGCAGCATACCTACAGCATAGAGCACCGCATCCTGCTGCCGGATGGCACGCTACGCCATGTGCATGAGCAGGCCGAGATAATCCGGGGGAAAGACGAGCAGCCCATCAGCATGCTGGGAACAGTGCATGATATCACCGAGCGCAAGCAAGCGGAGCAGACATTGCGTGACAGTGAGAGCCGCTACCGCAACCTGATCGAAACCACTCTCGACTGGGTTTGGGAAGTCGACGAAAACGCGGTTTATACCTATGTGAGCCCAAGAGCGTTCGCTATCATCGGTTACCAGCCCGAAGAGCTGATCGGAAAAACACCTTTTGATCTGATGGCACCCGAGGAGGCTAAACGGGTTGCAAGCCTGTTTGCTCCGCTTGTCGCGTCGCAGCAGGCCATCATAAACCTGGAAAACACCTATATCCATAAAGATGGCCATCTCGTCGTGCTTGAAACCAGTGGCGTTCCCGTCATGGACGCGGAGGGAAAACTTTGTGGTTACCGCGGCCTAGATCGCGACATCACCGAGCGCAAGCAGGCGGAGCAGGCATTGCGTGACAGCGAAAATCGCTATCGCAACATCGTGGAAACCACCAGGGACTGGGTTTGGGAAGTCGATGAAAACTTAACCTATACCTATGTGAGTCCAAGAGGGTACGCCATCACCGGTTATCAACCCGCGGAGTTAATCGGAAAAACACCTTTCGATTTGATGGCGCCCGAAGAGGCTAAACGGGTTGCAAGCCTGTTTGCGCCGCTTTCTGCGGCGCAACAAGCCATGATAAACCTCGAAAACACCCGCTTGCATAAGGATGGCCATCCAATCGTCTTTGAAAGCAGCGGCGTCCCGGTCATAGATGATGAGGGAAAACTTTGCGGTTACCGCGGCATTGATCGCGACATCACCGAGCGCAAGCTGGCGCAAGCAGAACTGCTTGAAAGCGAACTCGCCTATCGTACCCTGTCGCAGAATCTGCCCGGTATGGTTTACCGAGTGTTCGTCCGTGAGAAGGGGCGGATGCAGTTCTACAATGCAATGCCAGCTCAAATGACAGGCTACGCAGCGGATGAATTGACAACCGGCACGGTATGCTCGATCGAGCCGCTGATCCTGGACGAGGACCGCCCCGGCGTGGGGGCTGAAGTCAAGCGCGCGATTGCAGAGAAAAGTGCCTTCGTGGTGGAGTACCGGCTGAAGCATAAGGACGGCGGCATCCGCTGGATGTCAGAAAATGGCATGCCTGTTTACGGACCGGATGGTGCGCCATTTTATATCGATGGCGTGATCTTTGATATTACAGAGCAGAAGCAGGTTGAAGAACAAATCCGCAAATTGAACGAAGAACTCGAAGACAGAGTGCGCGAGCGCACCCAGCAACTGCTGGATGCCCAGGAGGAACTGGTGCGCAAGGAAAAACTGGCTCTGCTGGGCCAGGTGGCCGGCAGTGTCGGACACGAATTACGTAATCCCCTGGGGGTAATGAACAACGCAATCTACTTTCTCCAAACCGTATTGATGGATGCCGATGAAACCACCCGGGAATACCTGGAGATCATCAAAACCGAGATCGCCGATGCGGACCGTATCGTCTCCGACCTGCTGGACTCCGTGCGCACCAAGCCGCCGCATTCGGCAGCCATCAGCATTCAAGAATTGATTAACCAGACCTTGCGCACACTCACCCTGCCCGCCACCATTACCGTTGCATTGGACATTCCGGAGGCGCTGCCCCCGGTGCGGGTGGATGCCCGGCAGGTCCAGCAGGTGTTTCGCAATCTCATCAGCAATGGGATGGAGTCGATATCCGAGGAGGGGGTGCTTACGGTCGAGGCGCTAGAAAACCGTCAGGAAGGTACGGTGAGCGTTAGGGTAAGCGACACTGGCTGCGGTATGCCGCCGGAGGTGCTGGCCAACGTGTTTCAACCACTCTTTACCACTAAAGCGCGCGGCATCGGTCTGGGGCTGGTGGTGGTGAAAAACCTGGTTCAAGCCAATGGCGGGACGATTGAGGTTCAGAGTGAAGCCGGCCTGGGAAGCACATTCACCATTGTCCTGCCCGTGGTTTACCCGGAGGAAATGCAGTATGACTGA
- a CDS encoding two-component system sensor histidine kinase NtrB: MTENSFFGSNGPLNRLIRFLLGLSIPRVAGLFMVIAVVVAIIIVEGIDFLWDGRFSAELLCAAVVTAILDGMLVVGLLAALLSELHKEVERRQIAENASDTLNAELEIKVRERTRQLLEVQEELLRKEKLALLGQVADTVGHELRNPLGVMNNAVYFLQTVLSDADETTKEYLGIIKDEIADADRIVSDLLDAVRTKPPHPQLVEVAELIEQTLRRCEVPPAVTVRLDIPDALPALRVDPGQIHQVVWNLLTNAVEAMPDGGNMEISAVADPQAKTVTVSITDSGDGITPEHRARLFQPMFTTKARRVGLGLVVVKNLTQANGGSVGMESEPGAGSRFFVTLPGG, encoded by the coding sequence ATGACTGAAAATTCGTTTTTCGGTTCAAACGGTCCTCTGAATCGCTTGATCAGGTTCCTCCTCGGTTTAAGCATTCCACGGGTTGCCGGATTGTTCATGGTCATAGCAGTGGTCGTTGCGATTATCATCGTCGAGGGAATCGATTTTCTCTGGGATGGCCGCTTCAGCGCCGAACTGCTGTGTGCCGCGGTCGTTACCGCCATCTTGGACGGCATGTTGGTTGTCGGCCTGTTGGCGGCCCTGCTCAGTGAACTGCATAAGGAGGTGGAACGGCGGCAGATCGCGGAAAATGCCAGCGACACCCTGAACGCGGAACTGGAAATCAAGGTCCGGGAGCGTACCCGGCAACTCCTTGAGGTTCAGGAAGAACTGTTGCGCAAGGAGAAGCTGGCCCTGCTCGGCCAGGTGGCGGATACGGTGGGCCATGAACTGCGCAACCCGCTGGGGGTGATGAACAACGCCGTCTATTTTCTCCAGACCGTCCTGAGCGATGCGGACGAAACCACCAAAGAATACCTGGGCATCATCAAGGACGAGATAGCTGATGCGGATCGCATCGTTTCCGATCTGCTGGACGCCGTGCGCACCAAACCGCCGCATCCGCAACTGGTCGAGGTGGCAGAGTTGATCGAACAAACCCTGCGCCGCTGCGAGGTCCCGCCCGCAGTCACTGTTCGACTCGATATTCCAGATGCTTTGCCCGCCCTCCGGGTCGATCCCGGACAGATACACCAGGTGGTCTGGAATCTGCTCACCAATGCGGTGGAGGCCATGCCCGATGGGGGTAACATGGAAATCAGTGCGGTCGCCGATCCGCAGGCGAAAACAGTGACGGTCAGCATCACAGACAGTGGCGACGGCATTACCCCGGAACACCGGGCCCGGCTGTTCCAACCGATGTTCACCACCAAGGCGCGTCGGGTTGGTCTGGGGTTGGTGGTGGTCAAGAACCTGACCCAGGCCAATGGCGGCAGCGTCGGGATGGAGAGCGAACCGGGAGCGGGAAGCAGGTTTTTCGTCACCCTGCCGGGCGGGTAA
- a CDS encoding response regulator — protein sequence MNAEIKILVVDDDPNIRKTLGDILRVKGYATAVAGTGAEAIAALESGDISLALIDLVLPDMPGLEVMARLKAMSPLTEAIILTGNASMDSAIEATSQGAFSYLVKPYQMDDLLRNIKHGVERQQAREEILRLSSFPRLSPSPVIELDSAGEITFLNPAAERLFPGLGAMGQSHPLLHDSMETIRVLRQDKKPEETISERAIGEVTYELHISYVQDVNRIRIYAVDITERKHAEVALQRYSAELENKNKELQEALAKVKQLTGMLPICASCKKVRDDRGYWSGVETYVSAHTDAVFSHGLCPECEKKEHEELAQLIRDNT from the coding sequence ATGAATGCTGAGATAAAGATCCTGGTGGTGGACGATGATCCGAACATCAGGAAGACCCTTGGCGACATCTTGAGGGTCAAGGGCTATGCAACGGCCGTTGCCGGCACCGGCGCAGAGGCCATTGCGGCGCTGGAGTCAGGTGACATCAGCCTTGCCCTGATCGACCTGGTGCTGCCGGACATGCCCGGCCTTGAGGTCATGGCACGTCTCAAGGCCATGTCGCCGCTGACCGAGGCCATTATCCTGACCGGAAATGCCTCAATGGACAGCGCTATCGAGGCGACCAGTCAAGGGGCCTTTTCTTACCTGGTCAAACCCTACCAGATGGATGATTTACTACGAAATATCAAACATGGCGTCGAGCGCCAGCAGGCACGGGAAGAAATTCTGCGCCTGTCCTCATTTCCCAGGCTGAGTCCAAGCCCGGTGATTGAACTTGACTCCGCCGGGGAGATCACCTTCCTTAATCCGGCGGCCGAGAGGCTGTTTCCCGGGTTGGGTGCCATGGGGCAGTCACATCCTTTGCTGCACGACTCGATGGAGACGATCAGGGTCTTGCGGCAAGACAAAAAGCCAGAGGAAACAATTTCCGAAAGAGCAATAGGCGAAGTGACATATGAACTGCATATTTCCTATGTTCAGGATGTCAACCGCATTCGCATCTATGCTGTGGATATCACCGAGCGCAAGCACGCCGAAGTAGCATTACAGCGATATTCCGCGGAACTCGAAAATAAAAACAAGGAGTTGCAGGAAGCTCTTGCCAAGGTTAAGCAATTAACCGGCATGTTGCCGATATGCGCCTCATGCAAAAAAGTACGGGATGACAGGGGCTACTGGAGCGGTGTCGAGACCTATGTGAGCGCGCATACGGATGCCGTGTTCAGTCATGGCCTCTGCCCGGAATGTGAGAAAAAAGAACATGAGGAGCTGGCTCAACTGATACGAGATAACACCTGA
- a CDS encoding response regulator has product MKILVVDDDLRIVKTTCDILKIKGHEATAAYSGEEGVEQVGRERPDCVLMDIKMPGINGVAAMKRMQEIAPGLPIILVSAYATDDLLAEAKRAGAYAVLSKPLNFPMILSFLSLLRKEESILVVDDDPNFCKTLKDILNLRGFRVETEAEPGKVMGHLADDYKLAIVLDLKLGAVNGTDVLKEVRARYPTKPVVLVTGYRQEMGDSIEKGRSIGAYTCLYKPLEMDDLFRVIEEIRIKKLRNLLGSGLNGVMA; this is encoded by the coding sequence ATGAAAATCCTGGTGGTGGATGACGATCTCCGGATCGTTAAAACAACCTGCGACATCCTGAAGATCAAGGGTCATGAAGCCACCGCCGCCTACTCGGGCGAGGAGGGGGTGGAGCAGGTCGGGCGCGAGCGGCCGGATTGCGTACTGATGGACATCAAGATGCCGGGCATCAACGGCGTCGCGGCGATGAAGCGAATGCAGGAGATCGCACCGGGTCTGCCCATCATCCTGGTCAGCGCCTACGCCACGGACGATCTTCTGGCCGAGGCGAAACGGGCCGGTGCCTATGCTGTTTTGAGCAAGCCCTTGAATTTCCCCATGATCCTTTCCTTCCTTTCCCTGCTGCGCAAGGAGGAGAGCATCCTGGTGGTAGATGACGATCCGAATTTTTGCAAGACCTTGAAAGATATCCTTAACCTGCGGGGCTTCCGGGTTGAAACCGAAGCGGAACCGGGGAAAGTTATGGGTCATCTGGCAGATGACTATAAGCTGGCCATCGTTCTTGACCTCAAGCTGGGAGCGGTCAACGGAACGGATGTGCTCAAGGAGGTGCGTGCCAGGTATCCGACCAAGCCGGTGGTGCTGGTCACCGGCTATCGTCAGGAGATGGGAGATTCCATCGAAAAGGGGCGCAGCATAGGCGCCTATACCTGCCTCTACAAACCTCTGGAGATGGATGACCTGTTCCGGGTGATCGAGGAGATCCGAATCAAGAAACTGCGAAACTTGCTTGGCTCTGGCTTAAACGGAGTAATGGCATGA
- a CDS encoding GGDEF domain-containing response regulator, producing the protein MITKGKILVVDDDPNLRKTLADILKVKGYATVIAGTGAEAVAAMEQGGISLALVDLMLPDMSGLEVMAHIKAISPLTETIVLTGHASMDTAIKATSQGAFSYLLKPYNMDDLLQNIKHGVERQQAQEEILRLASFPRLAPNPVIELDSAGGLSYLNPAAEQVFPDLSAQGVSHPLLSGSAARIDALRQGNRQEEAIQEVAIGDATYELRVSFVSEVNLIRIYVTEISQRKRDEREIHLYATTDALTGITNRREFNAILERKVAGVKRYGTPLALAMFDLDHFKLVNDNFGHDVGDDVLRTVSGLVQQNLRATDILARWGGEEFMVLMPHTAGPGAENTAEKLRLAIAEHHFDKVDRLTASFGVTNFEVSDDLASLLKRVDDALYQAKKQGRNRVEILPNEMVSPADGID; encoded by the coding sequence ATGATCACAAAGGGGAAAATCCTGGTGGTGGATGATGACCCCAACCTGCGGAAGACCCTTGCCGACATCCTGAAGGTCAAGGGCTATGCAACGGTGATCGCGGGCACTGGCGCCGAGGCTGTTGCGGCGATGGAGCAAGGGGGTATCAGCCTTGCCCTGGTCGATCTGATGCTGCCGGATATGTCCGGTCTTGAGGTCATGGCGCACATCAAGGCCATCTCACCTTTGACGGAGACGATCGTCCTGACCGGACATGCCTCCATGGATACCGCTATCAAGGCGACCAGCCAGGGGGCGTTCTCTTACCTGCTCAAACCGTACAACATGGACGATTTACTGCAAAATATCAAACATGGCGTCGAGCGCCAGCAGGCCCAGGAGGAGATTCTTCGTCTGGCTTCATTTCCCAGGCTGGCCCCCAACCCGGTGATCGAACTCGATTCTGCCGGTGGGCTCTCCTACCTCAATCCGGCCGCCGAACAGGTATTCCCCGACTTGAGTGCGCAGGGCGTATCGCATCCCTTGCTGAGTGGCTCGGCGGCGCGGATCGATGCCTTGCGCCAAGGCAACCGCCAGGAAGAAGCGATCCAGGAGGTCGCGATAGGCGACGCGACTTATGAACTGCGTGTGTCCTTCGTGTCGGAAGTCAACCTGATCCGCATCTATGTGACGGAGATCAGCCAACGTAAACGGGATGAGAGGGAAATTCACCTCTACGCCACCACCGACGCTCTCACCGGCATTACCAACCGGCGGGAGTTCAACGCGATCCTGGAGCGGAAAGTGGCGGGCGTCAAAAGATATGGCACACCCCTGGCTTTGGCCATGTTCGACCTTGATCACTTCAAGTTGGTGAACGATAACTTCGGGCACGACGTCGGCGACGATGTGCTGCGGACCGTTTCCGGACTGGTGCAGCAAAACCTCCGGGCCACCGATATCCTGGCGCGCTGGGGAGGGGAGGAATTTATGGTGCTGATGCCGCACACGGCCGGGCCGGGTGCCGAAAATACCGCTGAAAAGCTGCGGCTGGCCATTGCCGAGCACCACTTCGATAAGGTAGACAGACTGACGGCAAGTTTCGGGGTCACCAACTTCGAAGTGTCGGATGATCTGGCTTCGCTGCTCAAAAGGGTGGACGACGCTCTCTACCAGGCAAAAAAACAGGGACGGAATCGTGTCGAGATTCTGCCCAATGAGATGGTTTCTCCTGCCGACGGGATCGATTGA